The following are encoded together in the Periplaneta americana isolate PAMFEO1 chromosome 5, P.americana_PAMFEO1_priV1, whole genome shotgun sequence genome:
- the LOC138700444 gene encoding uncharacterized protein: MDEHQMPPTECFDQRTPDSDGYTRWSSSKNVKDIDPPVAQIIPRTMVQVPGAVDSDMIASEVEVVFVEVEGARLAPNPSKDVSPSTAGPSNSVAAETTATATPAAQVDYTRKRRNVMQQTQVLMDESLHLDHHLANCHFSPNSNCEAMHR, from the exons ATGGACGAACATCAAATGCCACCAACGGAATGTTTTGACCAAAGAACGCCAGACAGTGATGGCTACACGAGGTGGTCTTCCAGTAAAAATGTGAAGGACATTGATCCACCTGTAGCACAAATAATCCCTCGCACAATGGTCCAAGTTCCAGGAGCGGTTGACTCCGATATGATTGCGAGTGAAGTAGAAG TTGTGTTCGTAGAAGTAGAGGGAGCACGTCTTGCACCAAATCCTTCCAAGGACGTATCCCCCTCTACAGCTGGACCATCCAACTCAGTTGCAGCTGaaacaacagcaacagcaacTCCAGCAGCACAAGTGGATTACACAAGAAAGCGCAGGAAT GTGATGCAACAGACACAGGTTCTTATGGATGAGTCGTTACATCTGGATCATCATCTGGCAAATTGTCATTTCTCTCCGAATTCGAACTGTGAAGCAATGCACAggtaa